A genome region from Akkermansiaceae bacterium includes the following:
- the pxpB gene encoding 5-oxoprolinase subunit PxpB: MGLHALGDSAWLFKASGSTPEDRLGLILRLRRVLQSNPIPEIVDIVSSFDTIAAHFNPADGQKVLDHLTLLDLDQAGGEQTTAAKTVTIPVAYGGQCGSDLEALAEARNLTVPELIALHGSAEYTVAAIGFSPGFPYLLGLPPQLHQPRHPSPRKVQAGSVAIAGNQAGIYPFASQGGWHVIGRTNLTLFDPHREPPSLLQPGDKVRFAETDTLQETEPSPPRSEAPSEGIEVIEPGALSSIQDHGRWGSQHLGVSPGGAADPVLASIANRLVGNPDETAVIECTMTGPVLRFVADACVAWVGWGDESSGRPHGIKAGEIVDLRGRMCHLRGYVAVAGGIDVPKLLGSRATDLRAVFGGQHGRTLRAGDLLPVGKASTSQTSANWHVAWPHPDGKLIEIRYLRGGQADWFGLEAHRAFSGSFYEVSPSSDRTGTRLEGPRLGLREPREMVSQPVVFGSVQVPPDGQPIVLMSERQTIGGYPQIGHVISADIPRLARAWPGTQLRFREVGLDEARDAWNGLQRELGILNAGLMLAMRENGAGGNAATQSRPSGRQHKPGAAAPQPNPAASEVGFPFP, translated from the coding sequence ATGGGATTGCACGCGCTCGGAGACTCGGCATGGCTCTTCAAGGCCAGCGGATCGACCCCGGAAGACAGGCTCGGGCTCATCCTCCGCCTGCGCCGCGTTCTGCAGTCAAATCCCATCCCGGAGATCGTCGATATCGTCTCCTCCTTCGACACCATCGCGGCACATTTCAATCCAGCCGACGGCCAGAAGGTGCTCGACCACCTGACCTTGCTCGATCTCGACCAGGCCGGAGGGGAACAAACCACAGCCGCAAAAACCGTCACCATCCCCGTGGCCTACGGCGGGCAATGCGGCTCCGACCTTGAGGCGCTGGCCGAAGCCCGCAATCTTACCGTGCCCGAACTCATCGCTCTGCACGGCAGCGCGGAATACACCGTCGCCGCCATCGGCTTCTCGCCCGGTTTCCCATACTTGCTGGGACTGCCTCCACAGCTCCACCAACCCCGCCACCCCAGCCCGCGCAAAGTGCAAGCCGGTTCCGTTGCCATCGCCGGCAACCAGGCCGGCATCTACCCCTTCGCATCGCAGGGCGGATGGCATGTGATCGGTCGCACGAATCTGACCTTGTTCGATCCCCACCGCGAGCCTCCGTCACTGCTCCAACCCGGCGACAAGGTGCGTTTCGCGGAGACGGACACGCTTCAGGAAACCGAACCCTCCCCCCCGCGATCCGAAGCCCCAAGCGAAGGCATCGAGGTCATCGAGCCGGGTGCGCTCAGCTCCATCCAGGATCACGGCAGATGGGGCAGCCAGCACCTCGGCGTATCGCCCGGAGGAGCCGCCGACCCGGTGCTTGCCTCCATCGCCAACCGCCTTGTCGGCAATCCGGACGAAACCGCCGTCATCGAATGCACCATGACAGGCCCCGTGCTGCGGTTCGTTGCGGATGCTTGCGTGGCATGGGTCGGCTGGGGGGATGAAAGCTCCGGGCGTCCGCACGGGATCAAGGCCGGGGAAATCGTCGATCTGCGCGGCCGCATGTGCCACCTGCGTGGCTATGTCGCCGTGGCGGGTGGCATCGACGTTCCGAAATTGCTTGGCAGCCGTGCGACGGACCTGCGCGCGGTTTTCGGCGGACAGCATGGCCGCACCCTACGAGCCGGAGATTTACTGCCCGTGGGAAAAGCGAGCACCTCCCAGACATCCGCAAACTGGCACGTTGCATGGCCCCATCCCGACGGGAAACTGATCGAAATCCGCTACCTCCGGGGGGGGCAGGCGGATTGGTTCGGCCTGGAAGCACACCGCGCCTTCTCTGGAAGTTTTTATGAAGTCAGCCCGTCCTCAGACCGGACGGGCACACGGTTGGAAGGGCCAAGGCTCGGCCTCAGGGAACCACGCGAAATGGTTTCCCAGCCGGTCGTATTCGGATCGGTGCAGGTTCCCCCGGACGGCCAGCCCATCGTCCTGATGAGCGAGCGCCAGACCATCGGCGGCTACCCGCAGATCGGCCACGTGATCTCGGCGGACATCCCCAGACTCGCCCGCGCCTGGCCGGGGACACAGCTGCGCTTCCGGGAGGTCGGCCTGGACGAGGCACGGGATGCCTGGAACGGGCTGCAGCGCGAGCTTGGCATTCTCAACGCCGGACTGATGCTCGCCATGCGGGAGAATGGGGCTGGTGGCAACGCCGCTACGCAAAGCCGTCCTTCCGGGCGGCAGCACAAGCCGGGTGCGGCGGCGCCTCAACCGAATCCTGCCGCCTCGGAGGTCGGCTTTCCATTTCCCTAG
- the pxpA gene encoding 5-oxoprolinase subunit PxpA, whose protein sequence is MHTIDLNADLGEGGEQDEALMAFASSANIACGGHAGNRESIRRAVGLAINAQVAIGAHPGYEDPAHFGRRPMILSAGEIRSLIHRQLERILAIHPRLHHVKPHGSLYNQANEDEAMASALVSAIAELQPDTILYSPPRGALALAAAAIKMATCPEGFIDRRYQDDGSLCPRTDERALIENADEAVSQAIQIAIKKSVTTLSGATIPLKAQTLCIHGDSHHALDLVTLTRSSLENAGIRISAP, encoded by the coding sequence ATGCACACGATCGACCTCAACGCGGATCTCGGCGAAGGTGGCGAACAGGATGAAGCCCTCATGGCCTTCGCCAGCTCGGCCAACATCGCCTGCGGCGGACATGCCGGGAACAGGGAAAGCATACGCCGCGCCGTCGGACTCGCCATCAATGCGCAGGTCGCCATCGGCGCCCATCCCGGCTACGAAGACCCCGCACATTTCGGCAGGCGTCCGATGATCCTTTCGGCCGGTGAAATCCGTTCCCTGATTCATCGCCAGCTGGAGCGCATCCTCGCCATCCATCCAAGGCTGCACCACGTCAAGCCCCACGGCTCCCTCTACAACCAAGCCAACGAGGACGAGGCCATGGCCTCGGCCCTCGTCTCCGCCATCGCTGAGCTGCAACCGGACACGATCCTCTACTCCCCTCCCCGAGGCGCACTCGCCCTAGCCGCCGCCGCGATCAAGATGGCCACCTGCCCCGAAGGCTTCATCGACCGCCGCTACCAAGACGACGGAAGCCTATGCCCACGAACCGATGAACGGGCGCTCATCGAAAACGCCGATGAAGCGGTTTCACAGGCCATCCAAATCGCCATCAAAAAATCAGTCACCACCCTCAGCGGAGCCACCATCCCCCTGAAAGCGCAAACCCTATGCATCCACGGCGACAGCCACCATGCCCTGGATCTAGTGACCCTCACCCGCTCATCCCTGGAAAACGCCGGCATCAGAATCAGCGCGCCCTAA
- a CDS encoding pseudouridine synthase: protein MTLAQFIAKHTSQGKRHAKKLLESGAVILNGSTETDGTREIGKFDQISAAGEILQANTRRIILLHKPAGILSATKDPTHQTAIDLIGEPWAHELHLAGRLDRSTTGLVILTNDSKFSESLTRPENKIPKTYLVHTDQTIPEEAIAKFRAGMSFEKENTRSQPATVDLLTETSCRLTIHEGLHHQIKRMFLRFGIRVTSLHRESIGAYSLGELEVGQWCEVT, encoded by the coding sequence ATGACCCTAGCCCAGTTCATCGCCAAACACACCAGCCAGGGAAAACGCCACGCCAAAAAACTGTTAGAATCAGGGGCCGTCATCCTGAACGGAAGCACCGAAACCGACGGCACCCGGGAAATTGGAAAGTTCGACCAAATATCAGCCGCAGGAGAAATCCTCCAAGCTAACACCCGCCGCATCATCCTCCTCCACAAGCCCGCCGGCATCCTCTCCGCCACCAAAGATCCGACCCACCAAACCGCCATCGACCTGATCGGAGAACCCTGGGCGCACGAACTGCACCTCGCCGGCCGCCTCGACCGCTCCACCACCGGCCTCGTCATCCTCACCAACGACAGCAAATTTTCCGAATCCCTCACCCGCCCGGAGAACAAGATCCCCAAAACCTACCTCGTCCACACCGACCAAACCATCCCGGAAGAAGCCATCGCAAAATTCCGGGCAGGCATGTCTTTCGAAAAGGAAAACACCCGCTCCCAACCCGCCACCGTCGATCTTCTAACGGAAACATCCTGCCGCCTCACCATCCACGAAGGACTCCACCACCAGATCAAGCGCATGTTCCTCCGCTTCGGAATCCGCGTGACCTCGCTGCATCGTGAGTCAATCGGCGCATACTCCCTTGGGGAACTGGAAGTGGGACAGTGGTGTGAGGTAACGTAA
- a CDS encoding cation:proton antiporter, with protein sequence MTAFALLLVTAAVAYGFCRFFRLPSIPVLIGAGMLLGMAGLVPEGLALGGGEGTMGMLELGLVFLVFASGVELNPRRFRRFGKAVLWVAGVQFSLAMGVGFLCAIWMGMGTLEAVYVGGGLAASSTLVVLRHLQERKAMFEPYGRVVTGVLLLQDVALVLLIIVLSHVDDGGWNVGRGLLEAAVLGGAAWVAQRFVIPKLVFRFKPDEENLLLWLVAVLLGFVGLASWLDLPLIAGAFVGGFVFSAFPLNGLVRGQLSSLVDFFQAMFFVALGALLGVPEAGLWGQALVYSLVVIVVTPPLVALVAEWRGLNARAGIESGLLLAQTSEYSLLLGLGGVMLGHVSPETFSVLALTTVITMTATPFLGRESVANFLLPFHPLRKKGRIESAPSGHVLILGFGSAGMWTLKPLLAQGENVLVVDDDAVVCAALAKKGIPFLRGDGAEVEVLEKAGARDAKLVIASMRRVGDALTVLRHVKGVPVVARVFEEVDAEKIREAGGRPVMNSMAAADTFMAWLENNDRVKG encoded by the coding sequence GTGACGGCGTTCGCTTTGCTCCTCGTGACCGCAGCGGTGGCCTATGGGTTCTGCCGCTTCTTCAGGTTGCCGTCGATTCCCGTGCTGATCGGGGCTGGGATGTTGCTTGGGATGGCGGGGCTTGTGCCGGAGGGTTTGGCGCTCGGCGGCGGCGAGGGCACGATGGGCATGCTGGAGCTCGGGCTGGTGTTCCTCGTTTTCGCTTCGGGTGTGGAGCTGAACCCGAGGCGCTTCAGGAGGTTCGGAAAGGCGGTGCTCTGGGTGGCCGGTGTGCAGTTTTCGTTGGCGATGGGTGTCGGTTTTCTCTGCGCGATCTGGATGGGAATGGGAACGCTGGAGGCGGTGTATGTGGGCGGTGGGTTGGCCGCGAGTTCGACCCTTGTGGTGCTGCGCCACCTGCAGGAGCGCAAGGCGATGTTCGAGCCGTATGGGCGCGTGGTCACGGGGGTTCTGCTGTTGCAGGATGTGGCTCTGGTCCTGCTGATCATCGTTCTCTCGCACGTGGATGACGGTGGATGGAATGTCGGGAGAGGCCTGTTGGAAGCGGCGGTGCTGGGCGGGGCCGCGTGGGTCGCGCAGCGCTTTGTGATCCCGAAGCTGGTGTTCCGCTTCAAGCCGGATGAGGAGAACCTGCTGCTGTGGCTGGTGGCGGTGCTGCTCGGTTTTGTCGGGCTCGCCTCGTGGCTTGATCTGCCGCTGATCGCAGGCGCTTTCGTGGGCGGATTTGTCTTTTCCGCATTTCCCCTCAACGGCCTTGTGCGCGGCCAGCTCTCCTCGCTGGTGGATTTTTTCCAGGCGATGTTCTTCGTAGCGCTCGGTGCGCTGCTCGGCGTGCCGGAAGCGGGTCTGTGGGGGCAGGCTCTTGTCTACTCGCTGGTGGTGATCGTGGTGACGCCGCCGCTCGTCGCGCTGGTGGCGGAGTGGCGCGGGCTCAACGCGCGCGCCGGGATCGAATCCGGCCTGCTGCTCGCGCAGACCAGCGAGTATTCCCTGCTGCTCGGATTGGGAGGCGTGATGCTCGGCCACGTCAGCCCGGAAACCTTTTCCGTCCTCGCGCTGACGACGGTGATCACCATGACGGCGACCCCGTTCCTCGGCCGCGAGTCTGTCGCGAATTTCCTGCTGCCCTTCCATCCGCTGCGGAAAAAAGGCCGGATCGAGTCCGCTCCGAGCGGCCATGTGCTCATCCTCGGCTTTGGCTCCGCAGGGATGTGGACTTTGAAACCCCTCCTCGCCCAGGGCGAAAATGTCCTCGTTGTCGATGATGATGCGGTTGTCTGCGCCGCGTTGGCGAAAAAGGGCATTCCTTTCCTACGTGGAGACGGAGCGGAGGTCGAGGTGCTTGAGAAAGCCGGGGCGCGGGATGCGAAACTAGTCATCGCCTCGATGCGCCGCGTGGGTGATGCGCTGACCGTATTGCGCCATGTGAAAGGCGTTCCCGTGGTCGCCAGGGTCTTCGAAGAGGTGGATGCGGAGAAGATTCGGGAGGCTGGTGGCAGGCCGGTGATGAACTCCATGGCGGCGGCGGATACCTTCATGGCCTGGCTGGAGAACAATGACAGGGTGAAGGGGTGA
- a CDS encoding cation:proton antiporter codes for MGFLQSLGIIAVCAAVLVALGRAVRMPAIVVYLLCGILLGPVLGWVGMDEGLGLISETGIALLLFLVGLELSISKVKDVGKVALAAGFSQVALTVGLGYLVAWGLGFGLVEGVFIALAVTFSSTVVVVKLLEEKGELESLYGRISLGVLLVQDLVVIMLLTFLAGISGADSGLDAGAIGMGLLKAFGGMVVLLAVAAVAAKYILPRPFKWAARSPEILLIWALSWCFLMVFGAHEFGLSLEVGAFLAGMSLAQLPYNEDLRRRVHPLMNFFVAVFFVTLGIRIEFGGVVDQLGSVLAISTFVLIGKPIVFLLILGRLGYGRKTSFLTGVTMAQTSEFSFILAGLAMAKGLIGGEIMLVSALVGVVTIAVSSYLILYSHNVYAWALRMGLLRWKFLDGKPEMADRIVHAGEHLDRHVIVVGMNTLGRELVRRLTAKGEDVLAVDTDPLKLEGLPGSSLLGSVGYLSVLEEAGYKRAKLLVSALQIEETNDLLAYRCKSVGVPCAIHVVDLSVVDNLLELEADYLMVSKVDGVKAQLRILKEMGVLK; via the coding sequence GTGGGATTTTTGCAGAGCCTCGGGATCATCGCGGTTTGCGCGGCGGTGCTGGTGGCGTTGGGGCGGGCGGTGCGGATGCCCGCGATCGTTGTGTATCTGCTCTGCGGCATTTTGCTCGGCCCGGTGCTGGGCTGGGTGGGGATGGATGAGGGGTTGGGTTTGATTTCCGAGACGGGGATTGCCCTGCTGCTTTTCCTCGTGGGGCTGGAGCTGAGCATTTCGAAGGTGAAGGATGTCGGGAAGGTGGCGCTCGCAGCGGGCTTCTCGCAGGTCGCGCTGACCGTGGGGCTGGGGTATCTGGTGGCGTGGGGGCTGGGTTTCGGGCTGGTGGAAGGGGTGTTCATCGCCTTGGCGGTGACCTTCAGCAGCACGGTGGTGGTGGTGAAACTGCTGGAGGAAAAGGGCGAACTGGAGAGCCTCTACGGCAGGATCTCGCTGGGGGTGCTGCTGGTGCAGGATCTGGTGGTCATCATGCTGCTGACTTTCCTTGCGGGGATTTCCGGGGCGGATTCCGGGCTGGATGCGGGGGCGATCGGGATGGGCTTGCTCAAGGCGTTCGGTGGGATGGTGGTGCTGCTGGCGGTGGCTGCGGTCGCGGCGAAATACATTCTCCCGAGGCCGTTCAAATGGGCGGCAAGGTCGCCGGAAATTCTGCTGATCTGGGCACTTTCATGGTGTTTCCTGATGGTCTTCGGGGCACATGAGTTCGGGCTTTCCCTGGAGGTCGGGGCGTTCCTTGCCGGGATGAGCCTAGCCCAGCTCCCATACAACGAGGATCTGCGGCGGCGGGTGCATCCGCTGATGAACTTCTTCGTCGCGGTGTTTTTCGTGACGCTGGGGATACGCATCGAGTTCGGGGGGGTGGTGGATCAGTTGGGTTCCGTGCTGGCGATTTCCACCTTTGTGCTGATCGGCAAGCCCATCGTGTTCCTGCTGATCCTCGGGCGGCTCGGCTACGGGAGGAAGACCTCGTTCCTCACCGGCGTGACGATGGCGCAGACCAGCGAGTTCTCGTTCATCCTCGCCGGGCTGGCGATGGCCAAGGGGCTGATCGGCGGGGAGATCATGCTGGTGTCCGCGCTGGTCGGGGTGGTGACGATCGCCGTTTCCTCCTACCTGATCCTCTACAGCCACAATGTCTATGCGTGGGCATTGAGGATGGGCTTGCTGCGCTGGAAATTCCTCGATGGAAAGCCGGAGATGGCTGACAGGATCGTGCATGCGGGCGAGCATCTGGATCGGCATGTGATCGTGGTGGGGATGAACACGCTGGGGCGCGAACTGGTGCGGCGCCTGACGGCAAAGGGCGAGGATGTGCTGGCGGTGGATACCGATCCGCTGAAGCTTGAGGGGCTGCCCGGGAGCTCCCTGCTGGGCAGCGTGGGGTATCTCTCGGTGCTGGAGGAAGCGGGCTACAAGCGGGCGAAGCTGCTGGTCAGCGCCCTGCAGATCGAGGAGACGAACGACCTGCTCGCCTACCGTTGCAAGAGCGTCGGCGTGCCGTGTGCGATCCATGTGGTGGATCTCTCCGTGGTGGACAACTTGCTGGAGCTGGAGGCGGATTACCTGATGGTTTCCAAGGTCGATGGGGTGAAGGCGCAGCTCAGGATTCTCAAGGAAATGGGGGTGCTGAAGTGA
- a CDS encoding thioredoxin domain-containing protein, with translation MNRPGSCRPLLALIWFLALCGLTLNGFLLFTTLSDPSTGVIGCGGAEDCGSLFASRWARVLGVPVTAFGSIIYLGVMAAMRDARRRALAPLLGLIVGAAVWLTFAQAFLEKRFCPWCMAAHGIGVALAVAGFFLLRKSVRAADIAKPMFNAAYLGGAAVALIQLWGPAPGAMVADVKSPPRSEADGGFPRLGNPGAKHVLVEYFDYPCAACATMSGFITGLMRRYPDDIAVVLRPVPLDGSCNPHAAQHPGSCEITRIALAVWRADPAAFPAFHSALLAQPEAAVARKLALGLLREDGLEKALADPWIDEAIRGNIAGWRKLSTPTPKLPKLVVKGTRILHGLPSGEEDFIRVMGGELGLGAISKEK, from the coding sequence ATGAACCGCCCGGGAAGTTGCCGCCCTCTGCTGGCGTTGATTTGGTTTCTGGCTTTGTGCGGACTCACGCTGAACGGCTTCCTGCTGTTCACGACCCTGTCGGATCCATCCACAGGAGTGATTGGATGTGGCGGTGCGGAGGATTGCGGATCACTATTCGCATCGCGCTGGGCGCGGGTGCTGGGCGTGCCTGTCACCGCCTTTGGGTCGATCATTTATCTGGGCGTGATGGCAGCGATGCGGGATGCGAGGCGTCGCGCCCTGGCTCCTTTGCTGGGTCTGATAGTCGGAGCGGCGGTTTGGCTTACCTTTGCCCAGGCGTTTTTGGAAAAGAGATTCTGCCCTTGGTGTATGGCGGCGCATGGGATCGGCGTTGCGCTCGCGGTGGCCGGATTTTTCCTACTCAGGAAATCGGTGAGGGCAGCGGACATCGCGAAGCCGATGTTCAATGCGGCCTACCTGGGAGGCGCAGCGGTTGCGCTGATCCAGCTTTGGGGGCCGGCTCCGGGAGCGATGGTCGCGGATGTGAAATCACCGCCCCGCAGCGAGGCGGATGGCGGCTTTCCCCGCCTGGGCAACCCGGGAGCGAAGCATGTGCTGGTGGAGTATTTCGACTACCCATGCGCAGCCTGCGCCACGATGTCCGGATTCATCACGGGATTGATGCGGAGATATCCCGACGACATCGCGGTGGTGCTCAGGCCGGTGCCGCTCGACGGCTCCTGCAATCCCCATGCGGCCCAGCATCCGGGCAGTTGCGAGATCACCCGCATCGCCCTCGCCGTGTGGCGGGCCGATCCTGCGGCGTTCCCCGCTTTTCACTCCGCCTTGCTGGCGCAGCCGGAAGCAGCGGTGGCGCGGAAACTGGCGCTCGGCCTGCTTCGCGAGGACGGCTTGGAAAAGGCGCTTGCCGATCCATGGATCGATGAGGCCATACGCGGCAACATCGCCGGATGGCGCAAGCTCTCCACCCCCACTCCCAAGCTGCCGAAGCTCGTGGTCAAGGGAACCCGCATCCTTCACGGGCTGCCTTCCGGCGAGGAGGACTTCATCCGCGTGATGGGAGGCGAGCTCGGGCTCGGGGCGATTTCCAAGGAAAAGTAG
- a CDS encoding PEP-CTERM sorting domain-containing protein, whose amino-acid sequence MKTYIIIMISLVSLISGLRGQTIEWGSEVFSQIVDSKGAALDNTYVFEIGVFADTFTPTDANTDDWFANWFAFDRAAYSETNGYFASTAEMTDAGTSESPFMTAAAPSFEGLEAYVWVRNSATPSPTTEWFLVKSPAWTFPDATPGCCDNALPVQWSLADLTPTNTPVWGSQMGTDGQGEFTSDGVYELQTYTFVPEPSSALLALLGCAFLLTRRSRPQ is encoded by the coding sequence ATGAAAACATACATCATCATCATGATCTCGCTGGTCTCCCTGATCTCCGGCCTTCGCGGCCAGACGATCGAGTGGGGCAGCGAGGTATTCAGCCAGATCGTCGACAGCAAAGGCGCGGCGCTGGACAACACCTACGTTTTTGAAATCGGCGTCTTCGCGGACACGTTCACACCGACCGATGCCAACACCGATGATTGGTTCGCCAACTGGTTCGCTTTCGACCGTGCGGCCTACTCCGAGACCAACGGCTACTTCGCCTCCACGGCGGAAATGACGGATGCCGGCACCAGCGAAAGCCCGTTCATGACGGCGGCGGCGCCCAGCTTCGAGGGCCTGGAGGCGTATGTCTGGGTGCGCAATTCGGCGACACCCTCGCCCACCACCGAGTGGTTCCTGGTGAAATCCCCGGCCTGGACTTTCCCCGACGCCACCCCGGGCTGCTGCGACAATGCGCTGCCCGTCCAGTGGTCGCTCGCTGATCTCACACCGACGAACACCCCTGTATGGGGCAGCCAGATGGGCACCGATGGTCAGGGTGAGTTCACCTCGGACGGGGTTTATGAACTCCAGACTTACACCTTCGTCCCCGAGCCTTCATCGGCTCTGCTGGCTCTTCTCGGCTGCGCTTTCCTACTGACAAGGAGAAGCAGACCGCAATAA